Within the Pseudarthrobacter sp. W1I19 genome, the region TCTCCGTCGAGGAAATCATTGAGCTTCATACCACCAAGTCCTACGTGATCCGCTGCCTGGGCGCACCGGCAGGCTCGCCCATGATGGACGGCCCCGATTTCCCCTTCCCCGTGCCCCGTTTGAAGGACCCCCGGTTGTCCGTGCCGGCAGGCGCCGTATCGGTTGCCGGCCGGCAGGCAGTCATTGCCCCGGCTGCGGCACCCGGCGGCTGGTGCGTCATCGGCCAGACCCCGCTGACCGTCCTCGACGCAACGGCCGAGCCGCTGGTTCCTTACGTACCAGGCGACCTGCTGCGGTTCCACCAGATCCAGCCCGAGGACTTCGCCGCCTACGCCGGCCGGAAACTGCAGGCAGCGCGATGAGCGGCTCACTGATCATCCAGCAGCCCGGCAACTCCGTGGTCACAGACCTGGGACGCTTCCGCGGCCCCCGCTTCGGACTGCCCGTCAACGGCGCCCTGGACCAGTTCTCCGCCCGCGCCGCCAACATCCTCGCCGGCAACGGCGACAACGCCCCGCTGCTGGAAGTCACCGCACTGGACTTCCGTATGAAGGCCACCACTGACATCCTCATTGCGGTCACGGGCGCACCATTGCACCTGACGGTGGGCGGGCGCGAGTGCCAGCAGTGGGAGCCCGTGTCCGTCAGGGCGGGGGAGACGGTGGCGCTGCGCCGAATCGACGGCGGCCTGCGGGCCTACGTTGCGGTCCACGGTTCAGTGGAGGCTCCGGTACTCCTCGGTAGCTGCGCGCCGGACACCGTGGTCGGATTCGGCCTGCGGCTCGCCGAAGGCACCGAACTGAAGACCAACCGATGCGTCCCGCCCATCCGCCAGCCATACTTCGACCTCCCCCTGTTCCGCCTGGGCCTCACCCGGCCGGAATTCCACAGTACGGCGGTAGTTGAGGTCACCGACGGGCCGGACGTGGAGGAGTTCGGCGACACCGCCGACCTGCTCTACAACACCGAGTACACCGTCAGCGGCAGGAGCAACCACATCGGCCTGCGGCTGGGCGGAGCACTCCCCGAACGCCAATCCACCGCCGAGGTGCTGTCCCGGGGCGTCCCGGTGGGAGCCATCGAAGTGCCGTCCCGTGAAGAACTCCTGGTCCTGCACCGGGGCCGCGGAGTAACCGCCGGCTATCCCGTCCTCGCCGTCGTCACCAGCCGCTCTCTGGACGTCCTGGCCCAGGCCCGCCCCGGCCACAAAATCACTTTCCGCAAGACCACCGTCCCCGAAGCAACAGCGAAACACCGGGCGGCGCTGCGGGAACTGGAGACCCTCCGATCCAATGTCAGTACCGTCTTTGCCCTCCTGGGCGTCGGCAACGAACCGGGCTGGCCCCGGCTTGCGCCAGCAGCCGGAGGCTAACAACCCTCGCCCCAGCTTCTAACTCTTGTTACCATCCCCTTAAGTAAGGAAAGCCATGTCCACCTCTACGCACGCGGCCCAGCCGCATACAGAGCGGCTCAGCAGCAAGCAGACCCGCAAGGTCGTCACGGCCGGCTGCGTCGGCATTTTCGTGGAACTCTATGACAACGGCATCTTCGCCTTTATGGCCGGAACGCTTGCCCTCGTCTTCCTGGCACCGGGAAACCCGGACAACGCCCTATTGTTCGTCTTCGCCGGCTACGCCGTTTCCTTCTTCGTCCGCCCCCTCGGCGCCGTGGTCTGCGGGTACCTGGGCGACCGGATAGGGCGGCAAAAGCTACTGGTCTTCGTCATCCTGCTGATCAGCGTGGCCACAGCAGGCATCGGCCTGCTGCCCAACTATGCGGCCATCGGCATCGCGGCGCCCATCCTGCTGGTGCTGCTCCGACTGTTGCAGGGCTTCTCCGTCGGCGGTGAAGCCGCCGGTGCCATGACCTTCCTCGCCGAGCACGCCCCCGAAGGCAAGCGCGGCATCATCACCTCCTACGCCCAGATCGCCTCCTTCGCGGCACTGCTCACCGGCACCCTGGTTGCCTTCTCCATGTCCCCGTGGCTCACCCAGGCAGCGATCGACGGCGGCGGGTTCGGCGCGTTCGCATGGCGCATTCCGTTCCTGGTTGCGATCCCCATGGGCATCATCGGCTGGTACATCCGCAAGGCCATCGCGGACACCCCCAACTTCCAGAAGCTCAAGGAAGAGGGCGGGCTGTCCAAGAACCCGCTCAAGGAAGCCTTCGCCTCCGCAGAGCACCGCCGCGCCATGCTGCTGGCCCTGTTCATCCCGCTGATGAACGGCTCCGGCTACTACGTCCTGTTCTCCTACATGCCAACGTTCCTCAAGGGCAAGCAGCTCAACTTCACCATCGGCGAGGCCCTGCTGGTCACCGCCTGCAGCCTGGTGGTCATCTGCATCGCAATCCCGTTCATGGGTGCACTCTCTGACCGGGTAGGCCGCAAGAAGGTCATCGCCGGCTCCGCCATCGCCATGGCCGTCCTGGGCATCCCCTCTTACCGCCCTGATCGCCACCGGCGAGATGGCCCTGGCCATCCTGGGTGCCTGCATCATGGCAGTGGTCTTCGCCGGACACACGGCAGTGATCCACATCCTGATCGTGGAACTCTTCCCCACCCGCGTCCGCTACTCCGCCTACGGCCTGGGCTACAACATCTCCTCGGCCCTCTTCGGCGGCACGGCGCCGCTGCTCATGACCTGGCTCATCTCGTCCACCGGCAACATTTACATGCCCGCCTTCTACGCAGTGATCACCGCCCTGGGCACACTTGCAGCAGTCAGCACGGTCAAGGACCGGGCACACCAGCCCCTCCGCGACGCCTAACTTCCCACCCGGCAGCTCAGCGCTGCACCTTCACAGGAGATCCCCATGACTTTTTCTGACTACAAAACCGCCCTCGTCACCGGCGCATCCACCGGTATGGGTGCCGCCATCGCAGAACGCCTGGCCAAGCGCGGACTCACCGTGCACGCCGTGGCCCGGAACGAGGACCGCCTGAAGGAACTCGCGGACAAGACCGGCGCGGTGCCCCACGTGGTGGACCTGACGGACACCGCAGCACTGACTGCCGCCGTCGGAAGCCTTGAAGTGGACGTCCTGGTGAATTGTGCCGGCGTCTCCCGGCCCGGCAACATCCTGGATTCCAGCGAGAGCGACATCGACGAACTCGTGGACGTCAACCTCCGCAGCCTGCTCCAACTGACCAGGCTGGTGCTGCCGGGTATGGTGGAACGCGACCGCGGGCACGTCATCAATGTCAGCTCGATCGCCGGCGTGTACAACTTTTACGGCCACACGGTCTACCACGCCACCAAGGCCGCCGTGCACCAGATCTCCCGCCAGCTCCGCAACGACACCGTGGGCAAGCGTATCCGCGTCACCGAAATCTGCCCCGGCCGGGTGGAGACGGAGATCTTCGGCCGCAACATGGGCGGCACTCCGGAGGCCATGGAAGAGGCGTGGAAGACCTACTACGAGGGCTACGAATCGTTGACCACCGATGACATCGTCAACGCCATGGATTACGCCATCGAAACACCCCGGCACGTAAATGTTGGCATGCTTGAACTCATGCCCACGTTCCAGGTGCCCGGCGGCCTCACGTTCGACCGGCGCTAGCCACCGCCCCGCCAACCAGCTCCACCGATTGATAGGTTCCCGATGCAAACAGTCCGCACCGTCAGCTTCCCCGACCAGCAGCTCCTCGACGATCTCTCACCCCTGCCCGAAGGGCTGCGGGGAGTGGTCTGGGACCTGAAGGCGGATCCCGACGGCGGGACGCTGGCTGAGATCGACGGCGTCATCCTCCCGTACATCGGCGCGGGAGCGGTGTTGGGTTCCCTTGGCAAGGTGCCGGACCTGAAGTTCGTCCAGACGCAGTCCACCGGATACGACGGCGTGATTGAGGCTGCCGGCCCCGCGGCCGGAGTCGCCAATGCCTCCGGAGTCCACGCGGCAGCGACGGCGGAGCTTGCCATCGGCCTGATCCTCGCCAAGCTGCGCGGCATCGACCAGGCCGTCCGGGACCAGCAGTACGGCCTGTGGCGCCCGGAGCGCCGGCAGTCGCTGGCGGACCGGCGGGTGCTGCTGGTGGGTGTGGGCGGAATCGGGCACGAGATTGCCCGCCGCCTTGAGCCCTTCGAGGTCACCGTCACCCGGGTGGGAAGCTCGGCCCGTACCGATGAGCATGGCCAGGTGCATGCGTCCTCGGAACTGGCGGCGCTCGCTGCCTCGCACGACATCCTGGTATCGGTGCTGCCCCTGAACGAGGACACCCATCAGCTGATCGGCGAAGAAGTCCTGGCTGCCCTTCCGGACGCTGCCCTCGTGGTGAACGTGGGCCGTGGCTCCGTGGTGGACACCGCTGCGCTGACCAAGGAGGTCCTCTCCGGACGGCTGCAGTGCGCCATCGACGTGGTTGATCCAGAGCCGCTGCCGCAGGACCACCCGCTCTGGTCCACCACCAACGCCCTGATCACCCCACACGTGGGCGGCAACGCCTCGGCGTTCCAGCCGCGGATCCTCAAGCTCCTCCGAAAGCAGCTTGAGGCGCTGGCCACCGGCCAGACTCCGGCCAACCTGGTCCAGGCAGGGCCGTTCGCATGAGCTCACTTTTTGACCTGACCGGCCGGGTTGCCCTGGTCACCGGTTCCAGCCGCGGAATCGGTAACGCGCTGGCCCGGGCATTGGCCGACGCCGGTGCAACAGTGGTGCTGAACGGTATCAATGAGGATCGGCTCAAGGATGCGGCGGCGACGATGGCTGCCGGCTTCGCACCCGGGCGGGTGCACAGTGTGGCCTTCGACGTCACGAGCGACGCCGAGGCGGCACGTGGTGTTGCCTGGGTGGAAGAGCATGTGGGCCCGCTGGAGATCCTGGTGAACAACGCCGGGATCCAGCATCGGGTGCCCATGCTGGAGCTGGACGTGAAGGACTGGGAACGGGTGATCTCCACGGACCTGACCAGCGCATTCCTGGTGGGCCGGGAGGCTGCCCGGTTCATGATCCCGCGCGGTCACGGGAAGATCATCAACATCTGCTCGGTCCAGACCGACCTCGCCCGCCCCACCATCGCCCCCTACATCGCGGCGAAGGGCGGGCTGCGGAACCTCACCCGTGCAATGACCGCCGAGTGGGCGGCGTCCGGGCTGCAGATCAACGGCATCGCGCCGGGCTACATCCACACCGAAATGACACAGAACCTGGTGGACGACGAGCAGTTCAATTCCTGGATCCTGGGCCGCACCCCGGCCAGCCGGTGGGGGACCGTGCAGGACCTCGCCGGGCCCGCCGTGTGGCTGGCCTCCAGCGGCTCGGACTTCGTCAACGGCCAGACCATCTTCATCGACGGCGGAATGACGGTGGTGGTCTGATGACACTGGACACAGCTCTTCCCATTACTGGTCCGGCCGTGGTGGCCCATGCCGCCAACGATCTGCGGATCGATGAACTGACCCTGGCCGCTCCGGCCCCGGACGAGGCCGTGATCGAGGTGCACTACGGCGGCATCTGCGGCTCCGACCTGCATTACTGGCTGCACGGCGCCGCCGGCGAATCCATCCTGAAGGCGCCGCTGGTGCTGGGCCACGAGATTTCCGGGACGGTGGTCCATGCCGCTGCTGACGGAACCGGCCCGGCCGCCGGCACTCCGGTGGCGGTCCACCCGGCAACCCCGGGCCCGGGCGCCGCACGCTACCCGGAGGACCGGCCCAACCTTTCACCTGGCTGCACGTACCTGGGCAGCGCCGCACGGTTCCCGCACAAGGATGGCGCATTCAGCCGGTACGTGAACCTCCCCGCCCGGATGCTCCGGACTTTGCCGGACAGCATCAATCTTCGCACCGCCGCCCTGATCGAGCCGGCCTCCGTGGCCTGGCATGCAGTGGCGCGGGCCGGAGACGTGGCAGGAAAGTCCGCACTCGTCATTGGCAGTGGCCCCATCGGCGCGCTCGCCGTCGCCGTCCTGAAGCGGGCCGGCGTAAGCCGTATCACCGCCGTCGACATGCACAACAAGCCGCTGGAAATCGCCACAGCCGTGGGGGCGGACCAGGTGATCACCGCCGGTGACGCCGAGGCGATCGCCGCCGTTGAGGCCGACGTCGTGATTGAATCCTCCGGCAACCACCATGGCCTGGCGTCCGCCATCCAGGGAGCCACCCGCGGCGGCACCGTGGTGATGGTGGGGCTGCTGCCCACCGGGCCGCAACCGGTGCTGATCTCGCTGGCCATTACCCGGGAGCTCGAGCTGAAGGGCTCGTTCCGCTTCAACGACGAGATCGACGACGTCATCGCCGCCCTCGCCGAGGGCTCACTGCACATCGAGCCCGTCATCACGCACGAATACCCGGTGGAGGACGCGCTGGAAGCGTTCGGCGTGGCCCGGAACTCGGCCGAATCAGGGAAGGTCCTGCTCAGGTTCGGCGCAAAGGCTTAGCACCAGCTTCCGGGCGGCGCACAAAACAGAAGCGGACGACGGCGGGAGATCCCGTCGTCGTCCGCTTCTGTTCCTACGCCGGTTCTATTCCGCGGCGTTTGCCGGGACCGGAACCGACCTCTCATCAGACGCTGCCGACTCAGCCGCAGCCGGGGGTGCCGGCTTCTTTTTGAAACGGCTGGTGATGGTGGTGCCGCCGCCGGTGCGGTTCTTGTTGAAGATGTCGAACCCTACGGCGAGCAGGAGGACCAGTCCCTTGATGAGCTGCTGGTAGTCGGTGCCGAGGCCCAGGATGGACATGCCGTTGTTCAGCACGCCCATGATGAGGCCACCGATCATGGCGCCGGCCACTGTGCCGATGCCGCCCTGGACGGCGGCGCCGCCAATGAACGCAGCAGCGATGGAGTCCAGCTCGAAGCCTGTGCCACCGGCCGGTTGGGCCGAGTTGAGGCGTGCCGTGAAGACAAGGCCGGCCAACGCTGCCAGGACGCCCATATTAACGAAGAGGCGGAAGGTGACGGCCTTGGTCTTGACGCCGGACAGCTCGGCGGCATGGAGGTTTCCGCCGATCGCGTACGTGTGCCGGCCGAAGACGCTGTTGTTCATCAGCGCCGTGTAGGCGATCACCAGGACGGCCAGCACGATCAGGACGATCGGCGTGCCGCGGTAACTGGCAAGGAGGAACGTGATGATCAGCATAAGCAGTGCGATGAAGGTGGTCTTGGTGGCGAACCAGGCCATCGGTTCGTTTTCGAGATCGAACTTTTTCCGGATGCGGCGCTCCTTGAGCGCCTGGATCAGCAGTGCCACGGTAGCTCCCACGCCCAGGATGACCGTCAACCATTCCAGCACCGAAGTGCCGCCGGAGATGTCCGGAAGGAAGCCGCCGCCCAGGGCACGGAGTTCGGCGGGGAAAGGGGTGATCTGCTGGTTTTTGAGCGTGATCAGGGTCAGGCCGCGGAAGATCAGCATGCCCGCCAGCGTGACGATGAACGCAGGGATGCCAACGTAGGCGATCCAGTAGCCTTGCCAGGCCCCGACCAGTGCTCCCACCAGGAGGCATGCGGGGATGGCGATCCACCAGGCCCAGCCCCAGTGGACGATCATCACGCCGGCAACGGCCCCGATGAACCCTGCGATCGAACCGACCGAGAGATCGATATGACCGGCAATGATCACCATCACCATGCCAATGGCGAGGATGAGGATATAGCTGTTCTGGACCACCAGGTTGGTGACGTTTTGGGGTTCCAGGAGGATGCCGTTGGTCAAAACCTGGAACAGCAGGACGATCAGGATCAGGGCAACGAAGATGCCAACCTGCCGGAGGCGGCTTGTCAGGAAGCCGAGCGATTCTCGTAGGGCGGACATGGTCCTATTCCTTCTCTTTGGTCATGTAGTGCATGAGTGTTTCCTGGGTTGCTTCGGCGATGGGTACCTCGCCGGTGATGTGGCCGGCCGAGAGGGTGTAGATCCGGTCGCAAATGCCAAGGAGCTCGGGCAGCTCCGAGGAAATGACTATCACCGCTTTTCCCTCCGCCGCCAGCTTGCCGATGATGGTGTAGATCTCGAATTTGGCGCCGACGTCGATGCCCCGGGTAGGTTCATCCAGGATCAGCACGTCAGGGTCCGAGAACATCCACTTGCTCAGCACCACTTTCTGCTGGTTTCCGCCGGAGAGTTTCCCCGTTATGGCAGCCACGGACGGCGCCTTGATGTTCATGCTTTCGCGGTAGCCGTTGGCCACCATGGTTTCCTGGTTCTTGTCCACCCAGCCGCCCTTGACCAGCTTCCGCAGCGCCGCCATGGAGATGTTTCGCTTGATGTCCTCAATCAGGTTCAGGCCGTACCGCTTGCGGTCCTCCGTAGCGTAGGCAATGCCGTTGGCGATGGCAGCGGGAACCGTGGAAGTGTTGATTTCCTTGCCGTACTTGTAGACCTTGCCGGATGTCGCGGTGCCGTACGTGCGCCCGAAAACGCTCATGGCCAGTTCGGTCCTGCCCGCACCCATCAGGCCGGCAAGGCCCACCACCTCGCCCTTGCGGACGGACAGGCTCGCGTTGTGCACCACCATCCGGGAGTGGTCCTGGGGATGCCTGACGGACCAGTCCTCGATCCGGAGGACTTCCTCACCGATCTGGGGGTTCCTGTCCGGGTAGAGGCTTTCCAGGTCCCGGCCCACCATGCCGCGGATAATCCGTTCCTGCGTGATCTGGCCTTCATCCAGGCGCAGGGTCTCGATGGTTTTGCCGTCACGGATGATGGTGACGGCATCGGCCACCTTTCGGATCTCGTTGAGCTTGTGGCTGATGATGATGCTGGTGATTCCCTGACCCTTCAGGTGGAGGATCAGGTCCAGGAGGTGGCCGGAGTCTTCGTCGTTGAGCGCGGCCGTGGGTTCGTCCAGGATGAGGAGCTTAACTTCCTTGGACAGCGCCTTGGCGATCTCCACCAACTGCTGCTTCCCCACACTGATGTGCTGGACCGGAGTGACAGGGTTTTCACTCAGGCCCACCCTGGCCAGCAGCTTGGAGGCCTCCAGGTTGGTCTTGCGCCAATCCACCCAGCCGTTTTTGGCTTGCTCGTTTCCGAGGTAAATATTCTCGGCGATCGAAAGGTAGGGGCTCAAGGCGAGTTCCTGGTGGATGATGACGATGCCGCGCTTCTCACTGTCGCTGATGCTGGAGAAGTTGCAGGGCTCGTCTTCGAACAGGATTTCCCCGTCGAAGGAGTTGTGCGGGTAGACACCGGACAGGACCTTCATGAGGGTGGACTTCCCTGCCCCGTTCTCGCCGCAGATGGCGTGGACCTCACCCCGGTTGACGTCGAGGGTGACGTCCTGGAGGGCCTTCACGCCCGGAAAGGTTTTGGTGATTCCTCGCATTTGAAGAATGGGTGTGTTCATCGTCGATTCCCACTGACTGGTTGGAAAACTGGGGCGCCTGCGGCTGCAGGAGCCGACGGGAAGGGGTTGCGGCGAGCCTGTGTGGCCGGCCGCAACCCCAAACAATGCTTACTTGACGTCGGCGTCGCTGTAGTAGCCCGACTCGATCAGTTCCTTCTTGTAGTTGTCCGCGGTGATGATCACGGACTTAAGCAGGTAGGCCGGTACTACCTTGACCTTGTTGTCGTAGGTCTTGCTGTCGTTGACCTCGGGCTCCTCGCCCTTCAGCACGGCGTCGACCATTTTCACGGCCTGGGAACCCAGCTGGCGGGTGTCCTTGAAGATGGTGGAGTACTGCTCGCCGGCGATGATGGACTTCACCGAACCCTTCTCGGCATCCTGGCCGGTAACCACCGGCAGGTCGCCCTTGGCGTAACCGCCGGTGCTGGTCAGGGCGGAGATGATTCCAATGGAGAGGCCGTCATAAGGGGAGAGCACGCCGTCGAGCTTGGTGCCGGAGCTGTAGGCAGCGGTGAGGATGTCCTCCATGCGTTTCTGCGCAACAGGGGCCTGCCAGCGCAGGATGGCCGCCTGCTCGAATTTGGTCTGCCCGCTCGGCACCTTGAGGGTGCCGGCGTCCATGTACGGCTTCAGCGTGTCCATTGCGCCGGTCCAGAAGAAGTTGGCGTTGTTGTCATCCGGGCTGCCGGCGAAAAGCTCAACGTTGAACGGGCCCTTTCCGTCCACCTTCTTGCCGCTGGCATCCACCAGGCCAAGCCCGGTCAACAGGGACGTGGCCTGTTGCACGCCTACGGTGTAGTTGTCGAACGTGGTGTAGTAGTCAACGTTCGGGGTGCCGTTGATGAGGCGGTCATAAGCGATGACCCTGACGTTCTGTTCCTTTGCCTTGGCCAGCACATCGGTAAGGGTGGTGCCGTCGATGGCGGCAATGATGAGCGCCTTTGCTCCCTTGGTGAGCATGTTTTCGATCTGCGACACCTGGGTGGGGATGTCATCGTTGGCGAACTGCAGGTCGGTTTTGTAGCCCAGGTCCTTCAAGGACTTTTCCACGTTTCCGCCGTCGGCGATCCAGCGCTCCGACGTCTGCGTCGGCATGGAGATACCCACCAGCGACTCACTGGGGTTTGCCGAGGCAGCCGGTTCAGACGCTGCCCCTCGGGAACCGCAACCTGTGGCACCCACAGTGACTGCGAGGGCGACTGCAACGGCGCCCAGGAGTTTCCTCATTCTCACGATCTTCTCCTTCTGCGGAGGTTTCTCCGCGAAGTGGTGCTGGGCCGGCAAGCATCTGCGCCTGTCGGCAGGTAAGGCTCCAGGTTCCTGCTGTCTGCAGGGCCCGACTGTTCTGGACATGAAAGGGGCAGCCGGCCAAGGCCTATTAAGCCTGCCGGTTGCCCCGTTTAGTGGTTGGTGCTGATACTGCTGTTAGCGCTAACAGCAGATGCTACTTCGCAGTAGGCTGTGAGTCAATCCACTCGCCGCGCTGCAGGCCACGAGGCGAGATCGCTCCCCATCGTGGGCCTGGCGAAGAGCATCATCCAGCGGCCAGCCGCATCCGCAGCGACTCCAGGAGCAGTTCGAGGCCGGTCTCGAAGGCCTTGTCGCTGCGTTCCCGGCCGTGGCCGGATTCTTTGACCAGCCGGGACAGGGTGGCCGCGGATTCGGTGGGCGCCCACACGTCGTCAGGTGCGGCGAGGTCCAGGCCCGCGCCGAGCGAAAAGGAATCGATCACGGAGATGATGGTCAGCACATCCCCGTCCGGAAATCCACCGGCGACGAGTGCTGAGGCCATGTGCTCGTAGGCGCTGATCACGCCGGGATCGGTGATGGTCTTGCCAACGATGAGTGGCACCACGAATGGATGGGCTGCATACATTTCCCGCTGCCCGCGCACAATCAGCGACAGTGCGGTGTCCCACGCGGCGTCCTCGGGAACGTCCGGGATGGACTGCGTGGCCAGCCGGGCCCGCATGAGTTCGATGATCTCGTCCCGGCCCGAAATGTGGTTGTACAGGGACGACGCCGTGACGCCCAGCCGTCGGGCGAGGGCATTAACGCCGAAGCCGGCCCCTTCATCCACCAGTTCGATGGCGGCATCCGCGATGCGGTCCACCGAGAGGATCGGCGTCCTGGGCCGTGGCATGGAACTCCCTTCGTCAGATGCCAGTCTAGGGACTCTTCCCTTTGACACAGGTCACATGCATAATAAAACGAACGCCATTCGTTTTAGCGGGAACTGCCATCAAAGGCAGCAGGCACGCCGGACGCAAGGAAGCATCCGGCCCAGCCTTAAAAAACCGCGCCTTCACCTGTTCAAAGGACTACCAATGACCCAGCCAGAACCCCAGCGGCTTCCGCTGACCACCAAACGCGCGGTCTCCACCTTCGGCATCGGCGTGGTGGGCTTCATGAGCGCCAACCTGGTCCCGTTCATGATCCTCGCCATCCAGGATTCCCTGAAGGTGGGAGCCACCGAGGCGGGAACGCTCATGACCGCCTGCCTCCTGGCCACCGCCCTTGCCTGCCTGGCGGTGACCCGCTTCACCGAGGGGCATGGCCGCTACCTGGTGGCCCGGCTGGGGCTCCTCCTGACGGCCGCCGGCTTCGGACTCGCCGCCCTTGACCTGGCACCCGCCGCAGTGATCACCGGAATCATCGCCGGCGGCAT harbors:
- a CDS encoding biotin-dependent carboxyltransferase family protein translates to MSGSLIIQQPGNSVVTDLGRFRGPRFGLPVNGALDQFSARAANILAGNGDNAPLLEVTALDFRMKATTDILIAVTGAPLHLTVGGRECQQWEPVSVRAGETVALRRIDGGLRAYVAVHGSVEAPVLLGSCAPDTVVGFGLRLAEGTELKTNRCVPPIRQPYFDLPLFRLGLTRPEFHSTAVVEVTDGPDVEEFGDTADLLYNTEYTVSGRSNHIGLRLGGALPERQSTAEVLSRGVPVGAIEVPSREELLVLHRGRGVTAGYPVLAVVTSRSLDVLAQARPGHKITFRKTTVPEATAKHRAALRELETLRSNVSTVFALLGVGNEPGWPRLAPAAGG
- a CDS encoding MFS transporter, yielding MAVVFAGHTAVIHILIVELFPTRVRYSAYGLGYNISSALFGGTAPLLMTWLISSTGNIYMPAFYAVITALGTLAAVSTVKDRAHQPLRDA
- a CDS encoding SDR family oxidoreductase; protein product: MTFSDYKTALVTGASTGMGAAIAERLAKRGLTVHAVARNEDRLKELADKTGAVPHVVDLTDTAALTAAVGSLEVDVLVNCAGVSRPGNILDSSESDIDELVDVNLRSLLQLTRLVLPGMVERDRGHVINVSSIAGVYNFYGHTVYHATKAAVHQISRQLRNDTVGKRIRVTEICPGRVETEIFGRNMGGTPEAMEEAWKTYYEGYESLTTDDIVNAMDYAIETPRHVNVGMLELMPTFQVPGGLTFDRR
- a CDS encoding 2-hydroxyacid dehydrogenase codes for the protein MQTVRTVSFPDQQLLDDLSPLPEGLRGVVWDLKADPDGGTLAEIDGVILPYIGAGAVLGSLGKVPDLKFVQTQSTGYDGVIEAAGPAAGVANASGVHAAATAELAIGLILAKLRGIDQAVRDQQYGLWRPERRQSLADRRVLLVGVGGIGHEIARRLEPFEVTVTRVGSSARTDEHGQVHASSELAALAASHDILVSVLPLNEDTHQLIGEEVLAALPDAALVVNVGRGSVVDTAALTKEVLSGRLQCAIDVVDPEPLPQDHPLWSTTNALITPHVGGNASAFQPRILKLLRKQLEALATGQTPANLVQAGPFA
- a CDS encoding SDR family oxidoreductase; protein product: MSSLFDLTGRVALVTGSSRGIGNALARALADAGATVVLNGINEDRLKDAAATMAAGFAPGRVHSVAFDVTSDAEAARGVAWVEEHVGPLEILVNNAGIQHRVPMLELDVKDWERVISTDLTSAFLVGREAARFMIPRGHGKIINICSVQTDLARPTIAPYIAAKGGLRNLTRAMTAEWAASGLQINGIAPGYIHTEMTQNLVDDEQFNSWILGRTPASRWGTVQDLAGPAVWLASSGSDFVNGQTIFIDGGMTVVV
- a CDS encoding L-idonate 5-dehydrogenase, producing the protein MTLDTALPITGPAVVAHAANDLRIDELTLAAPAPDEAVIEVHYGGICGSDLHYWLHGAAGESILKAPLVLGHEISGTVVHAAADGTGPAAGTPVAVHPATPGPGAARYPEDRPNLSPGCTYLGSAARFPHKDGAFSRYVNLPARMLRTLPDSINLRTAALIEPASVAWHAVARAGDVAGKSALVIGSGPIGALAVAVLKRAGVSRITAVDMHNKPLEIATAVGADQVITAGDAEAIAAVEADVVIESSGNHHGLASAIQGATRGGTVVMVGLLPTGPQPVLISLAITRELELKGSFRFNDEIDDVIAALAEGSLHIEPVITHEYPVEDALEAFGVARNSAESGKVLLRFGAKA
- the mmsB gene encoding multiple monosaccharide ABC transporter permease translates to MSALRESLGFLTSRLRQVGIFVALILIVLLFQVLTNGILLEPQNVTNLVVQNSYILILAIGMVMVIIAGHIDLSVGSIAGFIGAVAGVMIVHWGWAWWIAIPACLLVGALVGAWQGYWIAYVGIPAFIVTLAGMLIFRGLTLITLKNQQITPFPAELRALGGGFLPDISGGTSVLEWLTVILGVGATVALLIQALKERRIRKKFDLENEPMAWFATKTTFIALLMLIITFLLASYRGTPIVLIVLAVLVIAYTALMNNSVFGRHTYAIGGNLHAAELSGVKTKAVTFRLFVNMGVLAALAGLVFTARLNSAQPAGGTGFELDSIAAAFIGGAAVQGGIGTVAGAMIGGLIMGVLNNGMSILGLGTDYQQLIKGLVLLLAVGFDIFNKNRTGGGTTITSRFKKKPAPPAAAESAASDERSVPVPANAAE
- the mmsA gene encoding multiple monosaccharide ABC transporter ATP-binding protein, with amino-acid sequence MNTPILQMRGITKTFPGVKALQDVTLDVNRGEVHAICGENGAGKSTLMKVLSGVYPHNSFDGEILFEDEPCNFSSISDSEKRGIVIIHQELALSPYLSIAENIYLGNEQAKNGWVDWRKTNLEASKLLARVGLSENPVTPVQHISVGKQQLVEIAKALSKEVKLLILDEPTAALNDEDSGHLLDLILHLKGQGITSIIISHKLNEIRKVADAVTIIRDGKTIETLRLDEGQITQERIIRGMVGRDLESLYPDRNPQIGEEVLRIEDWSVRHPQDHSRMVVHNASLSVRKGEVVGLAGLMGAGRTELAMSVFGRTYGTATSGKVYKYGKEINTSTVPAAIANGIAYATEDRKRYGLNLIEDIKRNISMAALRKLVKGGWVDKNQETMVANGYRESMNIKAPSVAAITGKLSGGNQQKVVLSKWMFSDPDVLILDEPTRGIDVGAKFEIYTIIGKLAAEGKAVIVISSELPELLGICDRIYTLSAGHITGEVPIAEATQETLMHYMTKEKE
- the chvE gene encoding multiple monosaccharide ABC transporter substrate-binding protein is translated as MRKLLGAVAVALAVTVGATGCGSRGAASEPAASANPSESLVGISMPTQTSERWIADGGNVEKSLKDLGYKTDLQFANDDIPTQVSQIENMLTKGAKALIIAAIDGTTLTDVLAKAKEQNVRVIAYDRLINGTPNVDYYTTFDNYTVGVQQATSLLTGLGLVDASGKKVDGKGPFNVELFAGSPDDNNANFFWTGAMDTLKPYMDAGTLKVPSGQTKFEQAAILRWQAPVAQKRMEDILTAAYSSGTKLDGVLSPYDGLSIGIISALTSTGGYAKGDLPVVTGQDAEKGSVKSIIAGEQYSTIFKDTRQLGSQAVKMVDAVLKGEEPEVNDSKTYDNKVKVVPAYLLKSVIITADNYKKELIESGYYSDADVK
- a CDS encoding TetR/AcrR family transcriptional regulator, which produces MPRPRTPILSVDRIADAAIELVDEGAGFGVNALARRLGVTASSLYNHISGRDEIIELMRARLATQSIPDVPEDAAWDTALSLIVRGQREMYAAHPFVVPLIVGKTITDPGVISAYEHMASALVAGGFPDGDVLTIISVIDSFSLGAGLDLAAPDDVWAPTESAATLSRLVKESGHGRERSDKAFETGLELLLESLRMRLAAG